The genomic region GTAGGGGCGTTCCCAGCAGTGCCATATGGAGAAGCTGGGGTGCTTCGGCAGAGGACTCAGTTCTATGACACCAGGGGGCAACCCAAGCCGCCACTCTGTCCCTAACACAGCCTGGACAGGTGGCCAAATGTCCCTGGAGTTCTGCCAGGTGGAGGGTTTGCAGGTGGTGAGTCACTGGGTAGCCCTCTGGTGGGTCATCAGAGacccagtggtggtggtggccGAGATCCCAGGGAAGGGCTGGGTTTCTGGAAGATGCCAAGTAATAGTGGCAGGTTCAGTGCTGGGCGCTGCACGGCACCATCTCTGAGCTTCGAGACTACAGTGTGAGTATGAGgatccccatttcacagctgagaaaactgaggaggTCAAGTTGGtggccaaggtcacccagggGATGAGCGGAATTCAACCCAGGTCTGACAGAGTCCACAGCCCACGGCGTCTGGGGTCTGGGCAGGGCGATGGGCTGGGGGCCAATTTCTGTCTGTGTTGGATTTCTGGAAAGCGGCCCCTGGGGAGGTCGGGCTCCTCGGGCCGGGGGGGCGGGCGTCACAGGCTGGAGGGCTGAGCCAGGGCCGGCCCCGCgggggcagcaggggcagcaggcAGAGCGTCGCCCTCGGGCCGGGCCTCCTCGCCCCGCGCGTAGGTCAGCACCACGGTGACGGTGGCGAAAGTGGCGGCGTTGACAGGGAAGGCGCGGAGCAGCGTGGAGGCCAGGCCGCGCGTGAAGACGCGCCAGCCCTCAGCCCGGTAGCTCTGGCGCACGCAGTCGAGGATGCCCCGGTAGCGCGGGGCGCCCCGCAGCCCGTCGGCCTGCAGCCGCGACTTGACCACGTCCACGGGGTAGGTGGAGAGCCAGGACAGGATGCCCGACGTGCCGCCCGCCAGCAGCAGCTTGGGCACCAGCAGGCGGTCCTCCGGCTCGCAGCCCAGCGCCCGCGTCAGCACGTCGTAGGCCAGGAAGTAGACCCCGAAGCTGGGCGTCTCGCGCAGCAGCGTGGACGCCATGCCCCGGTTGACGCCGCGCAGCCCCTCCTGCCGGTAGATCTGTGCCAGGCAGTCCAGCGAGCCCCGGTAGGTGCGCGCCGGGCCCGCGTCCTGCAGCTGCAGCCGCGTCTTGGCCAGCTCCATCGGGCAGCAGATGACGCACTGGATGGCGCCCGCCGCCGCGCCCGCCAGG from Equus caballus isolate H_3958 breed thoroughbred chromosome 24, TB-T2T, whole genome shotgun sequence harbors:
- the SLC25A29 gene encoding mitochondrial basic amino acids transporter isoform X2 encodes the protein MEKPQYQGTLHCFQSIIRQESVLGLYKGLGSPLMGLTFINALVFGVQGNTLRALGRDSPLNQFLAGAAAGAIQCVICCPMELAKTRLQLQDAGPARTYRGSLDCLAQIYRQEGLRGVNRGMASTLLRETPSFGVYFLAYDVLTRALGCEPEDRLLVPKLLLAGGTSGILSWLSTYPVDVVKSRLQADGLRGAPRYRGILDCVRQSYRAEGWRVFTRGLASTLLRAFPVNAATFATVTVVLTYARGEEARPEGDALPAAPAAPAGPALAQPSSL
- the SLC25A29 gene encoding mitochondrial basic amino acids transporter isoform X3, with the translated sequence MALDFLAGCAGGVAGVLVGHPFDTVKVRLQVQSMEKPQYQGTLHCFQSIIRQESVLGLYKGLGSPLMGLTFINALVFGVQGNTLRALGRDSPLNQFLAGAAAGAIQCVICCPMELAKTRLQLQDAGPARTYRGSLDCLAQIYRQEGLRGVNRGMASTLLRETPSFGVYFLAYDVLTRALGCEPEDRLLVPKLLLAGGTSGILSWLSTYPVDVVKSRLQADGLRGAPRYRGILDCVRQSYRAEGWRVFTRGLASTLLRAFPVNAATFATVTVVLTYARGEEARPEGDALPAAPAAPAGPALAQPSSL
- the SLC25A29 gene encoding mitochondrial basic amino acids transporter isoform X1 — protein: MGRASGLLERASPGYPERWATGAGCSGPGLPTFHWALSFQVRLQVQSMEKPQYQGTLHCFQSIIRQESVLGLYKGLGSPLMGLTFINALVFGVQGNTLRALGRDSPLNQFLAGAAAGAIQCVICCPMELAKTRLQLQDAGPARTYRGSLDCLAQIYRQEGLRGVNRGMASTLLRETPSFGVYFLAYDVLTRALGCEPEDRLLVPKLLLAGGTSGILSWLSTYPVDVVKSRLQADGLRGAPRYRGILDCVRQSYRAEGWRVFTRGLASTLLRAFPVNAATFATVTVVLTYARGEEARPEGDALPAAPAAPAGPALAQPSSL